The following coding sequences are from one Lycium ferocissimum isolate CSIRO_LF1 chromosome 3, AGI_CSIRO_Lferr_CH_V1, whole genome shotgun sequence window:
- the LOC132048928 gene encoding uncharacterized protein LOC132048928 — translation MDKEDAEKTTFITPWGVYHYRVMPFDLKNASATYMRAMTTTLHNTIHKKIEVYVDDVIIKSRESSEHTTYLRKFFDRLGKFNLKLNPAKCAFGVPIEKLLGFVVSRRSIELDSAEFKVIQELPPPKIKKEVMSFLGRLNYIGRFIDQSTIVEPILKLLKKDAPIKCKEECQEAFDTIKRYLSNSPVLVPPRPGSPLLLCLSVSENTFRCVLGQHDEICKMERAIYYLSKKFTACEKAVKGQDLADLLVESPADEDLEPLQTHFANEGVLAIEKETVEPYTGWRLFFDGVVNYKALGIGAVLISETGQHYPMLAKFKFHFTNNMAEYEAFILGLRMALDMDINELLVIGDSNLLIHQVQGEWATKNDKILPYVTLAQRMCKKFKKIKFRHIPRAQNEFADRLAIIASMIQHPEISHINPLEISLREEYAYYSHVEAEPDGKPCYNDIKIYLKKWEYPEGITSGQRKTIRRMATDFFLNKEILYKRMPYLGLL, via the exons ATGGACAAAGAGGATGCGGAAAAGACAACTTTCATCACTCCATGGGGAGTGTACCACTACAGGGTAATGCCATTCGATCTCAAAAATGCCAGCGCGACTTACATGAGAGCTATGACTACCACCTTGCATAACACGATccataaaaaaattgaagtatACGTGGATGATGTCATCATCAAGTCAAGAGAAAGTTCAGAACATACCACATACTTAAGGAAGTTCTTCGATAGGCTCGGAAAGTTCAACCTAAAACTGAACCCAGCCAAATGTGCATTTGGAGTACCCATCGAAAAATTACTTGGATTTGTAGTTAGCCGAAGGAGCATAGAACTAGATTCGGCTGAGTTCAAAGTGATCCAAGAGTTGCCTCCTCCCAAAATCAAGAAGGAAGTCATGAGCTTCCTGGGAAGACTGAATTATATTGGACGGTTTATAGACCAGTCTACTATTGTGGAACCCATACTTAAGCTCCTGAAGAAAGACGCACCTATAAAATGTAAAGAGGAATGTCAGGAAGCTTTTGATACCATCAAGAGGTATTTGTCCAATTCACCGGTTTTGGTACCTCCTAGGCCTGGGAGCCCACTTTTGCTGTGCTTGTCGGTTTCAGAAAATACCTTCAGATGTGTGTTAGGACAACATGACGAGATATGCAAGATGGAGCGGGCCATCTACTAcctaagtaagaaattcaccgCCTGTGAG AAGGCCGTCAAAGGACAAGACTTGGCCGACCTATTAGTTGAAAGTCCTGCAGATGAGGATCTTGAACCCCTTCAAACTCATTTCGCGAATGAAGGAGTATTGGCCATAGAAAAAGAAACAGTGGAGCCCTATACAGGATGGAGATTGTTCTTTGATGGAGTTGTCAACTACAAAGCTTTAGGAATTGGAGCAGTTTTGATATCAGAGACTGGGCAACACTACCCAATGCTAGCAAAGTTCAAATTTCACTTTACGAATAACATGGCCGAATACGAGGCTTTCATCCTAGGCCTTCGGATGGCGTTGGATATGGATATCAATGAATTATTGGTTATAGGAGACTCCAACTTGTTGATCCATCAAGTGCAGGGTGAGTGGGCCACCAAGAATGACAAGATCTTGCCGTACGTGACCTTGGCACAAAGGATGTGTAAAAAGTTCAAAAAGATCAAATTCAGGCATATCCCAAGAGCTCAGAATGAGTTTGCCGATAGGTTAGCCATAATAGCATCAATGATTCAGCATCCCGAAATCAGTCACATTAACCCACTGGAGATAAGCCTAAGAGAAGAATATGCCTACTACTCCCACGTGGAAGCGGAGCCAGATGGCAAGCCATGTTACAACGATATCaagatttatttgaagaaaTGGGAATACCCTGAAGGTATCACAAGTGGTCAAAGGAAAACCATTAGAAGAATGGCTACCGATTTCTTTCTAAACAAGGAAATACTGTATAAACGAATGCCGTATTTGGGTTTACTCTGA